A region of Microcoleus sp. bin38.metabat.b11b12b14.051 DNA encodes the following proteins:
- a CDS encoding alpha/beta hydrolase gives MSITPNFRWFSSVASVCSAIAIGTFSGLTSPVKAAETVVVRKGILESSISVADLRELAKTGQVPEKLQAYASLLSDAQRSQILGALKAKIPLNVVGLSNLLNTRIGTAILTDLTTVIPRRDGAGVEALRAALVLGANAPEGLSVLSFIESYPSSRVVVDLDRAFAVLSNLNSGFWQTQRFMAAIAPQLAATKPAFNPPFDPTQPGPNSVRVLKLDLNDSARNRRIPVDVYWSKAATADKPTIVFSHGLGSVRTDLRYLAEHLASHGYVVAALEHPGSNETNTNAAIAGKSRLLAAQEFLDRPKDISFVLDELAKLNQTDDNLQGKIAIERSMIVGYSFGGGTALSLAGAELQLTRLKQRCQGDLIGFSLGEGIQCAAAGLPQERYQLRDVRIKRAIVMNPTTSLLFGETGLSAIQIPTLIVASSADKTTPALVEQIAGFQQIPSPKWLVGFVGGTHLSVKDPSTTLDQVRRPSTVITGDEVVGEQAVSIRNYIKAISLASAAQLTAEADKYAVFLTPEYAQFASTNAIPVRLVTEISPETNAVVQTFIQGNK, from the coding sequence ATGAGCATTACACCAAATTTCAGATGGTTTTCGTCAGTCGCGAGTGTTTGTAGCGCGATCGCGATCGGCACTTTCAGCGGCTTGACATCTCCTGTAAAAGCGGCAGAAACCGTGGTTGTGCGTAAAGGTATTTTAGAATCGTCAATCTCGGTTGCAGATTTGCGCGAGCTGGCAAAAACTGGACAAGTCCCCGAAAAACTGCAAGCTTACGCCAGTCTGTTGTCTGACGCACAGCGCAGTCAAATCTTGGGAGCGCTAAAAGCGAAAATCCCCCTGAATGTAGTCGGTTTGAGCAACTTGCTCAATACGCGCATCGGGACGGCGATCCTGACGGATTTGACTACGGTGATACCGAGGCGCGACGGTGCGGGTGTGGAAGCCCTGCGAGCGGCTTTGGTGCTGGGGGCTAACGCGCCGGAAGGCTTATCGGTATTGAGTTTTATTGAATCTTATCCGAGTTCGCGGGTAGTGGTGGATCTCGATCGAGCTTTCGCAGTTTTGAGCAATTTAAACTCGGGTTTTTGGCAAACTCAGAGGTTTATGGCGGCGATCGCACCTCAATTAGCCGCTACTAAACCCGCCTTTAACCCGCCTTTCGACCCCACCCAACCCGGCCCGAATTCGGTGCGCGTACTGAAGCTAGATTTAAACGATAGCGCCCGCAATCGGCGCATTCCGGTTGATGTGTATTGGTCGAAAGCTGCGACTGCTGACAAACCGACGATCGTGTTTTCTCACGGTTTGGGTTCGGTACGCACGGATTTGCGCTATTTAGCCGAGCATTTGGCGTCTCACGGCTATGTGGTAGCTGCTTTGGAACATCCGGGAAGCAACGAAACGAATACCAATGCTGCGATCGCCGGTAAATCTCGGTTGTTAGCTGCTCAGGAGTTTTTAGACCGTCCTAAAGATATCAGTTTTGTGCTGGATGAACTGGCTAAATTAAACCAAACTGATGATAACTTGCAGGGGAAAATCGCGATCGAGCGATCGATGATCGTGGGCTATTCCTTCGGCGGCGGCACAGCCTTATCCTTAGCAGGTGCCGAACTGCAATTGACCAGGCTCAAACAGCGCTGTCAGGGCGATTTGATTGGGTTTAGCTTGGGCGAAGGCATTCAGTGCGCGGCGGCCGGATTGCCCCAAGAACGGTATCAATTGCGGGATGTGAGGATTAAAAGGGCGATCGTCATGAATCCCACCACATCATTACTATTTGGAGAAACTGGATTAAGTGCCATTCAAATTCCCACATTGATAGTAGCATCTTCAGCCGACAAAACCACACCCGCCTTAGTCGAACAAATTGCCGGATTCCAACAAATTCCATCTCCCAAATGGTTAGTCGGTTTTGTCGGCGGCACTCACTTAAGCGTTAAAGATCCGAGTACAACCTTAGACCAAGTTAGAAGGCCCAGCACAGTAATAACTGGCGACGAAGTTGTCGGCGAACAAGCAGTTAGCATACGCAATTATATTAAAGCTATCAGTCTAGCCAGTGCCGCTCAACTAACGGCAGAAGCTGACAAATATGCAGTATTTCTCACCCCAGAATACGCGCAATTTGCTTCAACGAATGCAATTCCAGTGCGCCTAGTTACAGAAATTTCTCCTGAAACTAACGCAGTCGTGCAAACTTTTATTCAAGGAAATAAGTAG